One window from the genome of Natronomonas pharaonis DSM 2160 encodes:
- a CDS encoding ATP-binding protein, protein MARAEDTEIIDKFEQFYRDYYRDEIGQLAQKYPEDQRSLYIDWDDLYRFDADLADDLVAQPDQIRDYAEEALRLYDLPVDVQLGRAHVRVHNLQQTTGIRDIRARHRGNLVEVTGIVRKATDVRPKITEAAFECQRCGTLTRIPQTAGDFHDPHECQGCERQGPFDINFDQSEFVDAQKIRVQESPEGLRGGETPQSIDVHIEDDITGKVTAGDHVRVAGVLHLDQQGSEQEKSPVFDVYMDGMSVEIEDEQFEDMDITDEDKQRIIELSNDDGIYQQMVESMAPSIYGYEQQKLAIIMQLFSGVTKDLPDGSRIRGDLHMLLIGDPGTGKCVDGDTSVTLASGDEKPIRDIVESTLEDPTEISDGFYQESDIDVLTTDGGAVAPGRATKVWKRQAPEKMYRIRTESGRELEVTPSHPLFVQSEGGLSPLVADDLSENDFVAVPRALPADDGDDFGQHVDDLGSVTARKTADAEAVRSEDAATTPDVIPNVGDQLRRIRTSLRLSQHDCGLPRSTYQQYERGDRNPSRSRLQTVLTAFERRIEQLSSLSDRVDDGDSDAIAAARDELNPSQASLASGMDATRTAIGDDERTEARPDGGAVADAERAVADALCRALAVADDVERLRSLADGDIGWDRIDSIEPVEPEDEWVYDLEVESTHSYLSNDVVSHNSQLLQYVKNIAPRSVYTSGKGSSSAGLTAAAVRDDFGEGQQWTLEAGALVLADQGIAAVDELDKMRSEDQSAMHQALEQQEISVSKAGINATLKSRCSLLAAANPIHGRFDEYEPFAEQIDLDPPLISRFDLIFTVTDQPDEEEDRQLAEHIIETNYAGELQTHRTKAATSNVSQEQVDSVTEDVAPAIDDELLRKYVAYAKRNCYPTMTEEAKEAIQEFYVDLRLEGQSEDNPVPITARKLEALVRLAEASARIRLSDTATKDDAERVIEIVRSSLEDVGVDPETGELDADIIESGTSKTQRDRIKNIKSLISEVETEYDEGAPIDVVLDRAEEMGMDRSQAEHEIEKLRRQGDVYEPQTDHLRTV, encoded by the coding sequence ATGGCACGCGCGGAGGACACAGAGATAATTGACAAGTTCGAGCAGTTCTACCGCGACTACTACCGGGACGAGATTGGACAACTCGCCCAGAAATACCCCGAAGACCAGCGTTCGCTGTATATCGACTGGGACGACCTCTACCGGTTCGACGCCGACCTCGCAGACGACCTCGTCGCCCAACCCGACCAGATACGCGACTACGCCGAGGAGGCGTTGCGGCTCTATGACCTTCCGGTCGATGTCCAACTCGGGCGTGCCCACGTTCGCGTCCATAACCTCCAACAAACGACCGGCATTCGCGATATCCGTGCGCGCCACCGCGGCAACCTCGTTGAGGTGACCGGCATCGTCCGCAAGGCGACGGATGTCCGACCGAAAATCACCGAAGCCGCCTTCGAGTGCCAGCGCTGTGGCACCCTCACCCGTATCCCCCAAACCGCCGGCGACTTCCATGACCCCCACGAGTGTCAGGGCTGTGAACGACAGGGGCCCTTCGACATCAACTTCGACCAGTCGGAGTTCGTCGACGCCCAGAAAATCCGCGTCCAAGAATCTCCTGAGGGGCTTCGCGGCGGTGAAACCCCACAGAGCATCGATGTCCACATCGAGGACGACATCACCGGTAAGGTGACCGCCGGCGACCACGTCCGGGTGGCTGGGGTCCTCCACCTCGACCAGCAGGGCTCCGAGCAGGAGAAATCGCCCGTCTTCGACGTTTACATGGACGGCATGTCGGTCGAAATCGAAGACGAGCAGTTCGAAGACATGGACATCACAGACGAGGACAAGCAACGCATTATCGAACTCTCCAACGACGACGGTATCTACCAGCAGATGGTTGAGTCGATGGCCCCGTCGATCTACGGCTACGAACAGCAGAAACTGGCCATCATCATGCAGCTTTTCTCCGGCGTCACCAAGGACCTCCCTGACGGCTCTCGCATCCGGGGTGACCTCCATATGCTCCTGATCGGCGACCCCGGTACGGGGAAGTGCGTCGACGGAGATACGTCCGTAACGCTTGCAAGCGGCGACGAAAAGCCCATCAGAGATATCGTCGAATCGACCCTTGAGGACCCGACAGAAATCTCGGATGGGTTCTATCAGGAGTCGGATATCGACGTTCTCACCACCGACGGCGGGGCAGTTGCGCCCGGCCGTGCGACGAAGGTCTGGAAGCGACAAGCGCCCGAGAAGATGTATCGGATTCGGACCGAAAGCGGCCGGGAACTCGAAGTGACGCCGAGCCATCCGTTGTTCGTACAGTCCGAGGGAGGGCTTTCTCCGCTTGTCGCCGATGACCTCTCCGAGAATGATTTTGTTGCTGTCCCGCGTGCTCTTCCGGCAGATGACGGCGACGACTTCGGGCAGCATGTCGACGACCTCGGCTCCGTGACGGCTCGGAAAACAGCCGACGCGGAAGCGGTGCGAAGCGAGGACGCAGCCACGACCCCCGATGTCATCCCGAACGTCGGCGACCAGCTCCGCCGGATTCGGACGTCGCTGCGGCTGTCCCAGCACGACTGCGGTCTCCCGCGGTCGACCTACCAGCAGTACGAGCGCGGCGACCGGAACCCGAGCCGGTCTCGCCTGCAAACGGTACTGACTGCTTTCGAGCGCCGGATTGAACAGCTGTCGTCGCTTTCCGACCGCGTCGACGACGGCGATTCGGACGCTATCGCCGCCGCTCGCGACGAACTCAACCCTTCGCAGGCGTCGCTCGCATCCGGGATGGATGCCACACGGACCGCTATCGGCGACGACGAGCGAACCGAGGCCCGGCCGGACGGCGGTGCGGTCGCGGATGCAGAACGGGCCGTTGCCGATGCGCTCTGCCGGGCGCTCGCCGTGGCTGACGACGTCGAGCGGCTCCGCTCGCTCGCCGACGGTGATATCGGCTGGGACCGAATTGACTCTATCGAGCCCGTTGAACCAGAAGACGAGTGGGTTTACGACCTCGAAGTCGAATCGACACACAGCTACCTCTCGAACGACGTCGTCTCCCACAACTCACAGCTCCTACAGTATGTAAAAAACATTGCTCCGCGCTCGGTCTACACGTCCGGCAAGGGCTCTTCGAGCGCCGGTCTCACGGCCGCCGCCGTCCGCGACGACTTCGGCGAGGGCCAGCAATGGACGCTTGAAGCCGGTGCGCTCGTGCTTGCCGACCAGGGTATCGCCGCCGTCGACGAGCTTGACAAGATGCGCTCGGAAGACCAGTCGGCGATGCACCAGGCCCTCGAACAACAGGAAATCAGCGTCTCGAAGGCAGGCATCAACGCGACGCTGAAATCCCGGTGTTCGCTTCTGGCGGCCGCAAACCCGATACACGGTCGTTTCGACGAATACGAGCCGTTTGCCGAACAGATTGACCTTGACCCGCCGCTCATTTCGCGGTTCGACCTCATCTTTACAGTCACAGACCAGCCCGACGAGGAGGAGGACCGACAGCTCGCCGAACACATCATCGAGACGAACTACGCGGGCGAACTCCAGACTCACCGAACGAAAGCCGCGACCTCGAACGTCTCCCAAGAGCAGGTCGATTCGGTTACCGAAGATGTCGCGCCAGCTATCGACGACGAACTCCTCCGGAAGTACGTCGCCTACGCCAAGCGGAACTGCTATCCGACGATGACAGAGGAGGCAAAAGAGGCGATTCAGGAGTTCTACGTCGACCTACGGCTGGAGGGACAAAGCGAGGACAACCCGGTGCCGATTACCGCCCGAAAGCTGGAGGCGCTCGTCCGGCTGGCCGAAGCCAGCGCCCGCATCCGGCTTTCCGATACGGCGACCAAAGACGACGCCGAACGCGTTATCGAAATCGTCCGGTCGTCGCTGGAGGATGTCGGTGTCGACCCGGAGACAGGCGAACTCGACGCCGACATCATCGAGTCAGGGACCTCCAAGACCCAGCGCGACCGCATCAAGAACATCAAGTCGCTCATCAGCGAGGTCGAAACCGAGTACGACGAGGGTGCCCCTATCGATGTCGTTCTCGACCGCGCCGAGGAGATGGGGATGGACCGCTCGCAGGCCGAACACGAAATCGAAAAGCTGCGCCGTCAGGGCGACGTCTACGAACCGCAGACCGACCACCTGCGGACAGTGTGA
- a CDS encoding RAD55 family ATPase has translation MRVSSGVAGFDDLVAGGFPVGRLYVLSGPPGSGKTTFSAQFLVDGAKNGESCLFISMHESRADIAHDMSGYDIGFEQVLESDRLTFVDVFSSEGKRLFQSPGKHRDASGLINRLTGFIDSNDIDRVVVDSTMLLDHFLNDAESNIIQFLTSLKRTDATVLLISEMTDPSAYADEHYLAHGVVFLHNFLEDGGMQRGIQVLKMRGTAIDTDIHEVSFGDDGLSVGGRRLQTH, from the coding sequence ATGCGAGTCTCCAGCGGTGTCGCGGGTTTCGATGACCTCGTTGCGGGAGGGTTTCCGGTGGGGCGGCTCTACGTGCTGTCCGGTCCGCCGGGGAGCGGCAAGACGACCTTCTCGGCGCAGTTTCTGGTTGATGGCGCAAAGAACGGCGAGAGCTGCTTGTTTATTAGTATGCACGAGTCGCGGGCGGACATCGCTCACGACATGTCGGGATACGACATCGGCTTCGAGCAGGTCCTCGAGTCCGACCGGCTGACGTTCGTCGATGTCTTCTCCTCGGAGGGCAAGCGGCTCTTTCAGTCACCGGGAAAACACCGGGACGCGTCAGGACTCATCAACCGACTCACCGGCTTTATCGACTCGAACGATATCGACCGCGTCGTTGTCGACTCAACGATGCTGCTTGACCACTTCCTGAACGATGCCGAAAGCAACATCATCCAGTTTCTCACGTCATTGAAGCGGACTGACGCGACAGTGCTTTTGATATCCGAGATGACGGACCCTTCGGCCTACGCGGACGAACACTACCTCGCCCACGGCGTTGTCTTCTTGCACAACTTTCTGGAGGACGGGGGGATGCAGCGCGGCATACAGGTACTGAAGATGCGTGGAACAGCTATCGACACCGACATCCACGAGGTCTCGTTCGGCGACGACGGCCTCTCCGTCGGCGGTCGACGGCTCCAGACACACTGA
- a CDS encoding DJ-1/PfpI family protein, producing the protein MNVDILLFDGFDELDAVGPYEVLRLAGRHGGDIAARLVTVEGVAAVEARNGLRVRTDGHPDDNADLLLVPGGGWNDSDAPGVRREHERGVVPEFIADRHADGVTVASVCTGAMLLAKAGLLDGRPATTHHTAHEDLSDAGANLRTDRFVDDGDVLTAGGITAGFDLALAIVEDHCGADIAAAVATELEYERAI; encoded by the coding sequence ATGAACGTCGATATACTGCTCTTTGACGGGTTTGACGAACTCGATGCGGTCGGCCCCTACGAGGTGTTGCGGCTCGCCGGGCGTCACGGCGGTGACATCGCCGCTCGGCTCGTGACTGTCGAAGGGGTCGCGGCGGTCGAAGCCAGAAACGGGCTCCGTGTTCGAACGGACGGCCATCCCGACGATAACGCGGACCTGCTTTTGGTTCCGGGGGGCGGCTGGAATGACAGCGACGCGCCGGGAGTCCGACGCGAGCACGAGCGCGGTGTCGTGCCGGAGTTCATCGCCGACCGCCACGCGGACGGCGTCACCGTCGCGTCGGTCTGTACCGGAGCGATGCTCCTCGCGAAGGCAGGACTGCTCGACGGACGGCCGGCGACGACTCACCACACCGCCCACGAGGACCTCAGCGACGCGGGTGCGAATCTTCGAACAGACCGGTTCGTCGACGACGGGGACGTGCTCACCGCCGGCGGTATCACGGCCGGCTTCGACCTCGCTTTGGCCATCGTCGAAGACCACTGCGGGGCTGATATCGCGGCGGCTGTCGCGACGGAGCTAGAATACGAGCGAGCGATTTAG
- a CDS encoding ribonuclease H-like domain-containing protein — protein sequence MRLENTYIAVDGVGETTERELWASGARTWSEFDPSLCGPTTADRIESFIEQARPRLDADDSAFFDRQLPSSERWRLYENFRDEACFFDIETTGLDQMRDTVTCVSIHQGGETETLVRGDDLTQGNLEALLDGPLLISFNGARFDVPFLETAFDIDIEAPHLDLMYPCKRVGLTGGLKAIEPEVGVERDRPDLSGKDAVRLWRDHERGVDGALETLISYNREDTVNLKTVADSAVERLDRKLLP from the coding sequence GTGCGACTGGAGAATACGTATATTGCCGTCGACGGGGTCGGCGAGACGACCGAACGCGAGCTGTGGGCGTCGGGCGCGCGCACGTGGTCGGAGTTCGACCCGTCGCTGTGTGGCCCAACGACCGCCGACCGCATCGAGTCGTTCATCGAGCAGGCCCGCCCCCGGCTCGATGCGGACGATTCAGCGTTTTTCGACCGACAGCTGCCGTCCTCGGAGCGGTGGCGGCTCTACGAAAACTTCCGCGATGAGGCCTGTTTTTTTGATATTGAAACGACCGGTCTCGACCAGATGCGTGATACCGTGACCTGCGTGAGCATCCATCAAGGTGGAGAAACGGAGACGCTGGTCCGCGGCGACGACCTGACGCAAGGGAACCTCGAGGCGCTGCTCGATGGACCGCTTTTGATTTCGTTCAACGGCGCGCGCTTCGACGTGCCGTTCCTCGAGACAGCCTTCGATATCGACATCGAAGCGCCGCATCTGGACCTCATGTATCCCTGCAAGCGGGTCGGCCTAACCGGCGGGCTGAAGGCCATTGAACCGGAGGTCGGCGTCGAACGGGACCGACCGGACCTCTCCGGGAAAGACGCCGTTCGGCTGTGGCGGGACCACGAACGCGGCGTCGACGGCGCGCTGGAGACGCTCATCTCGTATAACCGCGAGGACACGGTCAACCTGAAGACGGTCGCCGACAGCGCCGTCGAGCGGCTCGACCGGAAGCTCCTCCCTTGA
- a CDS encoding lipoate--protein ligase family protein, translating to MDWRLITEERLDGPTAMAYDEVAAETVAEGGPATVRLYRWTPSTVSLGYANDADIIDWEFCAANGIDVTRRATGGGAIYHDGVGEVAYSIIAPKADLPGDVTASYRQLLQPVLSAFEAAGAEVRFAPEPSEPLWQPMCYLRGLDPAHDLVGPDGRKVAGNAQHRTREAVVQHGSLTVAAKPQRHIGCFADPPVDPADFESTVTGIDVDRAALVEKLEASLAAWADADDGGWTSVERERAAELVDVKYDNDSWVRDRGDPT from the coding sequence ATGGACTGGCGACTCATCACCGAAGAACGACTCGATGGCCCGACGGCGATGGCATACGACGAGGTGGCGGCGGAGACGGTCGCCGAGGGCGGACCGGCGACGGTCCGGCTCTACCGGTGGACGCCGAGTACCGTGTCGCTCGGATACGCCAACGACGCCGACATCATCGACTGGGAGTTCTGTGCCGCCAACGGTATCGACGTGACACGCCGTGCGACGGGGGGCGGCGCTATCTATCACGACGGTGTTGGAGAGGTCGCCTACTCGATAATCGCTCCGAAGGCCGACCTGCCGGGCGATGTGACAGCGAGCTACCGGCAGCTCTTGCAGCCAGTCCTGTCGGCGTTCGAGGCCGCCGGGGCCGAGGTCAGGTTCGCGCCGGAGCCGTCGGAGCCGCTGTGGCAACCGATGTGTTATCTCCGCGGGCTCGACCCCGCACACGACCTCGTCGGTCCCGATGGCCGCAAGGTCGCCGGCAACGCCCAGCACCGTACCCGGGAAGCGGTCGTCCAGCACGGGTCGCTAACGGTGGCGGCGAAGCCACAGCGCCACATTGGGTGCTTTGCCGACCCGCCGGTCGACCCCGCGGACTTCGAATCCACGGTCACCGGTATCGACGTCGACCGGGCGGCACTCGTCGAGAAGTTGGAAGCGTCGCTGGCAGCGTGGGCCGACGCCGACGACGGCGGGTGGACAAGCGTCGAGCGCGAGCGCGCCGCGGAGCTTGTCGATGTGAAATACGACAACGATAGCTGGGTGCGGGACCGAGGCGACCCGACGTAG
- a CDS encoding deoxyribonuclease IV has protein sequence MVQVGAHTSIAGGVDNAVEEQLEYDGTCGQIFTHSPQVWQDPNIGDEEATAFRDRSAEAGVGPWVIHSSYLVNLCTPKDDLREKSIDSMQKEVDAAATLHIPYVNVHLGAHTGAGVEQGLDNAASALEELDIPDGVTVLIESDAGSGTKLGSTFEELAGVLDRCDQPLDVCLDTAHMFAAGYDLSTPEGVAETFEAFDETVGLDHLEYIHLNDSKHDCGTNKDEHAHIGEGKIGEAGMRAFINHEAVADVPFVLETPTENGKSYPWNIKRVRELYEEA, from the coding sequence ATGGTTCAGGTCGGAGCGCACACGTCTATCGCCGGCGGCGTCGACAACGCCGTCGAAGAGCAGCTCGAATACGACGGCACCTGCGGGCAGATTTTCACCCACTCGCCGCAGGTCTGGCAGGACCCGAACATCGGCGACGAGGAAGCCACCGCGTTCCGGGACCGCTCGGCCGAGGCCGGCGTCGGGCCGTGGGTCATCCACAGTTCGTATCTCGTCAACCTCTGTACGCCGAAAGACGACCTCCGCGAGAAATCCATCGATTCGATGCAGAAGGAAGTCGACGCGGCCGCGACGCTCCACATCCCGTACGTCAACGTCCATCTCGGAGCACACACCGGCGCAGGCGTCGAGCAGGGACTCGACAACGCCGCCTCGGCGCTAGAGGAACTCGATATTCCGGACGGTGTGACGGTGCTCATCGAGTCGGACGCCGGCAGCGGCACCAAGCTCGGCAGCACCTTCGAGGAACTGGCGGGCGTCCTCGACCGCTGTGACCAGCCGCTCGATGTCTGTCTCGATACAGCCCACATGTTCGCGGCCGGCTACGACCTCTCGACGCCCGAGGGTGTGGCGGAAACCTTCGAGGCGTTCGACGAAACGGTCGGTCTCGACCATCTCGAATATATTCATCTCAACGATTCGAAACACGACTGCGGGACGAACAAAGACGAACACGCCCACATCGGCGAAGGAAAAATCGGCGAAGCCGGCATGCGCGCGTTCATCAACCACGAGGCAGTCGCTGACGTGCCGTTCGTCTTGGAGACGCCGACCGAGAACGGCAAGTCCTACCCGTGGAACATCAAGCGGGTCAGAGAGCTGTACGAGGAAGCCTAA